From the Xenopus laevis strain J_2021 chromosome 7L, Xenopus_laevis_v10.1, whole genome shotgun sequence genome, the window TTAACAGGGAAGTTACTTGCACCCCACATGCAACAGCCTAAGACAAAGGGCAGGATTGGTTCATCTGTATGTTTTAAGGATATAAATTGAAGAAACATCAGTGATAGAGAAAAGCAAGTGACCCTCAGACTCCATAGACTCATACCCATCCATCCCGTATATCTGAATTTCCCCATCGCTAATGGAATAGGAAGcggagacagaaagagagagcCGTGGGCACCACCACAACCTCCATCATATTGATATCAAAAGCAAGTGCTCTTCTATGAAAGAGGATGCTGTAAAAATCACAGATGTTAgtaatcgatttttttttaacctttattagAACTAATCCATTTATTTCTGTTCAGCGGTTAACTTTGTACCCCTCCCACATGCATTGCTTTTATGCACAATTACCTGCTACAGCCTGCTCAATAATTCATTGAAATAAATAAGTCGGTAAGATGGGAACCTCATCAGTATGGCTTAGAACACAACAGGTCATAGGGCCTACTTTCCAAATACCGTTGCCAcggttactagggatgcaccatatccaggattcggccttttccagcaggattccgattcagccaaatccttctgcccggccgaaccgattcctaatttgcataattgcataagcaaattaggggtggggtaggaaagtgtgactttttgtcacaaagcaaggaagtcaaaactgttttcccattcccacccctactttggatatgcacattaggattcggatcaGCATATGGCCGAAtgtttcacgaaggattcggccgaatctaaaatagtggattcggtgcatccttaacgGTTACCTATGGTTCTCACCCCGTGGCAAAGTCTCCGTGCAATCCGTTCTCTCTGGCTATGACAGCTGTGGGATTTTAAACAGGCAGCTGCCAAAAAATAACCCCTCGACATGAGAAATGAAAAGCACTGCACAAACACATAccccccttatgtaataaaaggcactaaatttgcccaggagcagtaacccatagcaaccaataagatgtttgcttttaaacagctgaccagtaaatgcttcctgctgattggttgctatgggtaactgctcctgggcaaacttagtgccttctaTTACATAAACCCCAAAAAGTGTTTTAGGCCAAACTGATTCCAGTGTGAGCCAGGACTGTGCCTGTGAAGTTACGGCAATTAAAGTGTCTGTAAATGTTGCAGCATGCCCTTCCATACAAGAATACGGGGGCATTCAAACCATCCCCTCTGCCTTCCTTTGTCCTGTACAACACTGTGCATTGATAATAGAACCGTTTAGAAAGGGAACATGACTATGGAAGTTGGCAAATAGTGGAGATGCCACAGAGCAGTAAAAACATTTCCGCCCATTTCAATGGGTCGTTATAATTTCTATTATTGCGCATTCACTCTAGTCTGGCAATCTTAacatttaaaggagtggttcacctttgagttaacctttagtatgttatagaatgattccaagtctaagcaacttttcaattggtcttcattatttattgtattagtttttgaattatttgccttctacttcttctctttccagctttcaaatggagggtcactgaccccatctaaaaacaaatgctctgtaaggcaacacatgtattgttattgctactttttattactctttctatcaggcctctcctattcatattccagtctctcactcaaatgaatgcatggttgctaggggaatttggaccctagcaaccagatggctgttatttagctttttattcagcaaatgataaaaaattaaaatcaattgcaaattgtctcagaacatcactctctacatcacactaaatgttaactcaaaggtgaacaacccctttaatttggacACATTCATACATTTCAAGTGGCTGAAGACATGTGGAATCTTTCCCTTGCAATAATGAAGAGGTGGAATCAAGCACTGTATCTCTTGCTTTCAATTCATAGCTCAGTGGAACAGCCTCATTCATAGCAGGAAGGCTTAAATCCCAATACCCACCCCTCTTCTAACAACCCTCCCAAGCCCCACACCAATTGTAAAGGACCTCCccccctttttaaatatatacacgTGCTGTTAACCAAATGCCTCCCTCCCACCCTTCAATACAATTGGCCTATCatttcttctccccccccccccccgtaaatCTACTCCACCAGAAGCTTGATTTCACTGGCAAGAAGCTGGTTCATGTTAAAGATGGTTCCTTTTGTGAGAAGCTCCCTCTCCGTGGCAGTGTCGGGGTCACTGTCCACTGAGCTGGAGCTGGCACTCATGCTGTCTCCAGCCTCGTGATGATGAAGGAGTGGAATGGGCACATCGACCCCCGTGCTGGAGGGCACCATAGATAACTCCGGCTCGCTGGTCTCGCTTGCGCTGGACACGACTGAAAGTAGAGACATTCGGCGAGTGAGTCTGCTTGGAAGCAGCGAGATCGCATAGTCCGCCACCATGGAGGCTACATCCAGGTTGCAAGCCTTGTCGAAGGCAATGAAGCCCACGTTGGCATTAGCCTCACATACACAGAAAGAGCCATCCTCCTTGGTAAGCAGGTCAATGCCACAAACGTCCATGCCAAGGATATTGGAGACTTGCACAGCCAACTGCTGCCCCTGTTCACTAAGCGTGCACATCATTCCTACGCCTCCTGTTGGGTAAGAAAACAAAAACGTTTAATGGATATAGTTTGGCTTTtcttagtttaaaggggttgttcaccgtccaacactttttttttcagtttagttggtttccgACAGTTCACCTGAAACAAGACTTTTTCCATTgcgattgtttttctaatattgtagtgtaaagtgtaatttttcaccttctaaagcagctctgtgagggGGGTCGCCAACACTCTAACCTgttccaaattgatacatttagttgatacatttcttttatcCCTACTGAACAGAATCCccaaatttcattaaaggcagctgttagaattgataccatagttgctaatattccacagatactgctgagaaatggatcaactcaatgttgcaaaagtgtaacagtttagagtctgcacctgaattactgagctgtcagactcaaacagcagggacattaaaggggttgttcacctttgaggtaacttagTATGATttataaagtgatattctgagacaatttgcaattggttttaagtttttgagatatttagctttttattcagcagctcttccagtttgcaatttcagcaatctggttgctagcgtccaagttaccctggcaaccatgcactgatttgaataagagactgaaaggcgcatttatcaaaggatgaactttcacccattgacaaataCTCTTAAAATCCTGTAGGAATGAATGGAGTGgggaaatttcactctagaggactgtggcgacctctaacttcactctttgataaatataccccatagtgggaagaaggtccctgccccatagagcttacagtctaagttccAAATTTGAGGGACTCAACAATGTACctcattgcttgttttttttgtccATTAGTTACAGaccaggggtcaccaacctttttgaaatgtcagccatctggttgctagggtccaaattatcctagcaaccatgcaccactttaaataagagactggaatatgaataggagagggcctgaatagaaaggtttttttttacccatgagccacatttaaaactaaagagttgggagcaacacaggcatgcaaaaaattcctagggtgccaaataagggctgcgattggctatttggtggcccctatgtggactggcagcccacaggagaGACTGCTAGGCAGTGTTCCTGGTTTTTAGAATCATGTGCAAGTATAAATGTTGAAGGTCAGAGAGTTGCGTATCCAAGTGGGGAAATAAAACTGTAGAAAACCGTTTAGAAAAAAAACGAAACTTGACAATACCTAAAGAGCAGTTACTTTGCATCCTTCCATCTGTAGAGCAGCGCAACATGGTCCCGATGACACGTCCCCCGATTACAATAACTCGCACGTCGCGTCCGTGTGACTCCTGCACGTACTTCTGGAATAGGTAGGGGGCATCGTGACGGATCAAGTGACTCAGGTCTGACAGGTGGTGTTTATCCCGGGCCAGGAAAACTGCTTTGCCTGCCAGGCAGGATGATTAAATGTAAGAATGGTACAGTCTAACCTAAGTAGGTAGAATCGTCATGTCATAAGATATGCATATTAGAGCCAAGTCATACATATGCAGGAAAAAATAGAATTACCTTACAGGTGCTCTCTCCATGCACAACTCTCTGGCTTAGCCTGACAGGTGCTAATGTCAAACTCACAGTGAACCGCTTCTGAGAATACTTTTTGCAACTagctttcattgtttttttttgtttttttacattaaagcCTTAAGGGTTCTTACAGACTATagtgtttttacctgtgctctggtttcatgtgttcagccgcaggggagtgcaggattAGACGCACGGAATTCTTTTAAATGGGGCTGCActcagatgcatgtaagcgctgaacgcaggttgagacacagcatgttgcatttttcctgcgttggGCGCTTATAtgcgtgtgagtacagccccattgaaaagaattcagtgcgtctactcctgtgctcccctgcagctgaacgcatgaaactggaacgcaggtaaaaacactcgtctgtaagagccctaagacctTTATTGATTACCGATCCTCAGCTGGTCGGTGCAGCTTACTAATGTAATTACCATGAAGGGAgttgatttaagaaaataaaaaaaaaacattgtacaagCTATTCTTTATCATACATTTGTCAAAAGGTGAAATCCCCTTTATAGAATCTGTTAGCTTTGTGAACAGAAAACTCACCCCTGTGCCCACGAGTGTTCTTTACCACCATAGGAAACTCCAGCACTTCAGCCTCATCAATCATCTTTCCAAAGTTCTCATGGCCacctgtcaaaagaaaaagactGTGAGAAGCAATAGAGACGAGTGAAGCACATGTTATGAACCATTTAACAAAGTATGTATTTCCTTACAtaaccttaaatgggttgttcacctttaaattaactgttagtatgatgcagagtgatattctgagacaatttgcaattggttttcatttttattatttgttttttgacttatttagctttttattcagcagctctccagtttgaaatgtctgccatctggttgctaggggccaaattatcctatcaaccatgcaacactttaaataagagactggaatatgaataggagagggcctgaatagaaagaggagcaatatgTAGGAAtgacaaatgtgtagccttacagagcatttgctttttagatggggtcagtgacccccatttgaaagctggaaaaagtcagacgtagaaggcaaataattcaaaaactataaaaaatattaacaaagaccaattcaaaagttgcttacaatggcTCATTCTAGAacaactaaaagttaatgtaaaatgtgaaccatccctttaaaggaacactaccAAAATATTTTACTGTCAAAAGCAAATAACAGTAGTAACAAGACAAATGAATGGACTATAAAATAGTATATTAGCAACAAACATCAGAGCTCATGGTTTCTTTTGTTTACCAAGGTAAAGGTACCAATGGAATTCAGTGTGATTGCTGGACTagttccttaagctggccatagacgcaaagatctaatCAAacaatcgaggattcgtacgattttcggaccgtgtgtggagagtcccgacatttttcgtccggcggagatcattGTTTGGTCTATCGGAccggttagaaaatttctgtccgctgccgataatatctctgcgtgtattgccgatcttatGATCAGCAGTGGGAAAccgtcactagctttgtcagacataactatcgtacgtagttggtggcaggtcgggagatgggtaagtccgatcgtttgaggatttgaacaatcggatctttgcatctatggccagctataaaGGTCGGATGGCCGAATCCtctgcaaaggatttggggggttcggccgaatccaaaatagtggatttggtgcatccctaattggaacTGCCACATACTGCTAGTACAGGCAGTTCTCGGcctgaaaattatttaaaggggaactataacaaaaatttaatataagcttcagcattctgaaataaactttctaaatacaatcaattaaaaattctgtactgtttcgaaatgatcaagtttatcttcactaaccCTCTCTcagcagttaggtgtcagataatcagttagatccaatatatcgtaTGGGGGGGTTCCTTTAGCCTAGAacatgtataagagctcactattaaaatcaccagacctcCCGtccctctacatgcagaatttgtgaaaaaggcagttattttgttagattgtttgtactgtaatcagttatttgagtgagctctaattcatctgctaggaaaggagcccccctataagatattggatctaactgtcaatgattatctgacacccaactgctgcatgaagacagaacgaaaagaaacagatgctgagagagagggatcgtaaacataaacttgattatttcatcaACAATGCAGAAcaattaattgattgtatttacaaagtttcttattgcagtatgatgaagcttatattacattttcattttcacaatagctcCCTTTTAATGTTTATTCTCAGGCCAGTGGTGACCGGTGGTATCCAATGGATTTAATAGGAAGCTTCTGAGTGGCAAAAAAAGTTCCCTAAACTGCCTTCCAGTTACATTTagttttttcctgcttttttcattggctaaaagaaaaatattcctACCATAGGAAAAGGTGTCTGGAAGAGGAACACCATGACCTGCCAGCTCCTGAAATGTCCAGAACTTATTGACGCAGTTTAGGATAGCCTGAGGTCTATTCATCAGACGGCAACCCATTTTCTCTAGGTGTCGGAGGACTGTGATGTCACTATCACTCTGCACCCATGGGGTGGGCACACGCACCACAACAACTTGGGGATAGGAGGTTATAAACTCCCCATTCACACGGAGACCTGAAAGAGAATTAGAGGCAAGTCAgataatcaatttaaaataaaataatgtgttcagactttttatactattgtTTTATGAAACAGAAGACgctatatttaaatatgttgcaTCTTAAAGTTTCTAACAACTTTAAATAacgttttatgttttttgttttgttttacaatcAATGGCTCTATCAAATAAAAATTCCACACCGACATTGTGGAGCTGAACATACAGCAATCCAAGCTGGTCATTTCCTAGGAAGAATCAGAAGTTAATTCTGCAGCCAGAGGTCCTATGCATGTTTATTTATTGCAGACAATGAGTCTCGCAGTCTATGCCATGCAGGGTCTAAGGGAAATGATCTCTTTGAAAGAAAATAGGGTAACGGTATTTACATTGTCAGCAAAAGGGCAGATTTGCCAACGTTCGTATAATGGGATGCCTCTCTACGGCCATAAAGCTGTGAAACAGAAGCAGCCCCATCACAAGGGGACAGGCAATGGAGTGCTGTGCACTGACTTCTGACCTTCAGTAATCAAAAAAGACATAACTGAAACCCCAGTACTGGTGTAAAATCTTAGTGGAAAACAGTTAATTACAGTTACTAAAGGCTGCCTTCAGGTTGTCATTGGAGAGGTGGATGAAAGCTGAAGTCTAAGGGAAGAAGACTGATGACGGGAATATGAGCAGCAAGATGCTGTGTCAGTAGCAGAGGACAGCGCTTCCTCAATGACTCCTCCCCACTCTCACTGGCAGTTTTACAGCTGCCGCATTGCAGCTACTGGATGGCTTCTGCTGAGGGGAGTAACGACAGCAGACTATTATACCGAGACAGTGATCAGAATACTGATTTTGGACTGAGCTTCCAGAATAGAGAAAATCCCTGAGTGGGCAAAAAGAAGGAGAAGGAGTAAAAAGGTGATAGAGGAGCTTAAGGAAATTGCTGACGCAGCCAGAAACAGTGAACCTAATACCTGCTTTAACAGTTTTTTGTTGTACGATGGATTACTCATTTAATTTCTGTCTGAGAAAGATAGttaacatacaaatatatacagaattgTTTAATGAAGACTATGGCTGCCGACGCAGTCATAATTAGTGCTAATCTAAGATTCCACATTAAAATTGCAAGGTCCTTTTTTTGCCCTCTGCTCCATTTCAAGAAATGGacaccacccttaaaggagaagaaaaccctgtagaaaaaaaccccgtACCTCCCAGCCcatgtagaccccctcccccTAGGCTAACTGCCCCACCGGGGAAAGGTCTCATACTTTATACTTAACCCTCATTGCaaattctggcagcggacttcacagcATCCATTTTCCAGGTCCTCGGAAAGCTGACTggccagtcagcttaccgaggacctcTAAAATGGATgctgtgaagtccgctgccagaatctgcaatgaggggtaagtataaagtatgagACATTTCCCCGGGgagcagttagcctgggggaggagggtgggggtacagggtttttttttctacagggtttccttctcctttaattctgcaCAGCCACCACACCGCTGGGTCTTCCTTTAGAGGTTCGGATATCATATTGCTGATGGATTTAATGCTAGATTCTTAGTCTTAATCTTATCTGCCCCATGCTGCATGCTGGGGCCATAGTCTACGCAAAACGGACCACATTTGTGGATACAGCACCTCTATACTTCTAATATTCATTTGGCAAAAATATCTTGTAAACGGCTAgttttaaaaagtataattttttttattaaattagcatatTAAAAAAAGTACTTACTGACTCCATATGACCCAGTATGTACTATTTTAATatgccaatacctgtataataaaaatgttactttttatagCTAGCAGTTTATGGTATATTTTTGCTAAATTAATATTTGAGGGTGCCCTGGGGATTGGGGCATGATCCTGGAACTCCATTGCCGTGTGTGTACTGGAATATTAGACCCCCCCCACTATTTTTTTTCCTCAGCATTATACTTCTACAATGGTAACAACACCCACTGTGACACAGCATACAGCAATTTTCGACTAGATTATATTGCTGCCGTCTGTATATGATCAGATTTGTCTGTTGCAACCCTAATGGAGCAGAAGTAAAACATGCTTAATTGCTCTTTGAGGAAGGCTGCAAATGCTCCATGGGTTTCTCGTGACAAGTCAGCTGTCGGGAAGTTTATACAGAGGAGGGGCTGGTTCAGGCTCTGGTCTTGTGATGATTTCCCTTGCATTTTCCACTCTGCCATAAAACTGGCGCTTATTCAGTATGCAGTTATGTTGCATACTGGACttgaaaggggaaaaaacacacacacactggttatgCCAGAAGAAAAGCAGAACGGAGAGGCGCCTAACGCAGGCAAAGACCATAGAACAGGCCAGCATAACAATGTAAATATATaggtttaaaggggtttttcaccttccaacacttttcagttcagttggtttcagatagatcaccagaaagacttttcccagttactttctattttctatgcgtgactgtttttctaatatttaagtgtaaagtttcatttttcaccttctaaagcagctctgcgagggtcgccgaccctgtaaacgactttaaattgatacattgcttatttgtccctgctgaacaaaatccatgaattgaattacaggcagctgttagaattgatataatagttgctaatactccagagatgct encodes:
- the LOC108696039 gene encoding beta-citrylglutamate synthase B, with translation MCSSSGRIWFLTDRRIKDDYPQQEILRALKAKCCDEDLDFRALLMDEVVLTVEQGNLGLRVNGEFITSYPQVVVVRVPTPWVQSDSDITVLRHLEKMGCRLMNRPQAILNCVNKFWTFQELAGHGVPLPDTFSYGGHENFGKMIDEAEVLEFPMVVKNTRGHRGKAVFLARDKHHLSDLSHLIRHDAPYLFQKYVQESHGRDVRVIVIGGRVIGTMLRCSTDGRMQSNCSLGGVGMMCTLSEQGQQLAVQVSNILGMDVCGIDLLTKEDGSFCVCEANANVGFIAFDKACNLDVASMVADYAISLLPSRLTRRMSLLSVVSSASETSEPELSMVPSSTGVDVPIPLLHHHEAGDSMSASSSSVDSDPDTATERELLTKGTIFNMNQLLASEIKLLVE